The following are from one region of the Paraglaciecola sp. L1A13 genome:
- a CDS encoding baseplate J/gp47 family protein, translating into MSYVAEPYAQFVDDLLTGFTGGHVRETFRMLEEQRPFRLSTDGAALPNTIRVFGQKEGAINKFEFFLFRLNTDYQLLDGTDIKWLSKSDGSPAIDAIWPADGTTFYVNYESTGGSQIAPLLTDRSPGSVTRLLAESVGREYAVLSGQLEKVYEAAFLSTAAGRDLENVVALIGLERYGRNVGEGMVSFSRTTPSPADITIASGKRLSTADAPAVAFETTRTVTLQRGQLSVDSPVQALTPDSKGIVAANTIVVINRPILGIDSVSNPEATKFAGQNESDDALRLRAKRALESAGQATVGALQGVLTGLHGLREKDMRFTEDPIEHPGIVNLEIALPELSPLQTEDYKRRAMALLEETRPVGIRIRHNIEAFQPPGPAQPSTGQDSPIDGAPIVSADGVGEKLHMPVDFNVTLQPTTLTLTPEEQEKLIGMGISTVNDFIAEAGLGETLVYNQLIAALMNIDGVLDVTLEMFPTCKPEASRTRNVMPNQLGARPIAGVVDVQIGNSLVALDITVAVTFNGAGEIGNVESNANAAANDIRSDLQQALNSFTASQIDPAILLGLIPGSDSYAPDEVHYRVEFMGDGIRINQSDIVIPSTGLERFWIRSATVLDQSGTVLGSSV; encoded by the coding sequence ATGAGCTATGTCGCTGAACCTTATGCGCAGTTTGTTGATGATCTGTTAACCGGTTTTACAGGGGGGCATGTACGGGAAACATTTCGAATGCTGGAGGAACAACGTCCCTTTAGGTTATCGACAGATGGTGCTGCGCTACCTAATACCATACGGGTTTTTGGACAAAAAGAAGGCGCGATAAATAAGTTTGAGTTTTTTTTATTTAGACTCAACACTGACTACCAATTACTTGATGGCACGGATATCAAGTGGCTCAGTAAAAGCGATGGTTCGCCTGCTATTGATGCAATATGGCCAGCAGATGGCACTACATTCTACGTCAACTACGAGTCCACAGGTGGGTCGCAAATAGCACCGTTATTAACTGACCGTAGTCCTGGCAGCGTGACGCGTTTGTTGGCTGAAAGTGTCGGTCGAGAATATGCCGTGCTGTCTGGGCAGTTAGAAAAAGTATACGAGGCTGCATTTCTGAGCACCGCAGCAGGTAGAGATTTAGAAAACGTAGTCGCCCTAATTGGACTTGAACGTTATGGTCGCAATGTTGGCGAGGGTATGGTGAGTTTTAGCAGAACCACGCCATCGCCCGCCGATATTACCATTGCATCTGGCAAAAGACTCAGTACAGCAGATGCGCCAGCCGTTGCGTTCGAAACGACCAGAACCGTGACATTGCAACGAGGACAGCTAAGCGTTGACTCACCGGTACAAGCACTAACGCCCGATAGTAAAGGTATTGTTGCAGCCAACACTATCGTCGTCATCAATCGACCTATTTTAGGTATAGATAGCGTAAGTAATCCTGAAGCAACCAAATTTGCCGGTCAAAATGAAAGTGACGATGCACTTAGGTTAAGGGCTAAACGAGCGCTAGAAAGCGCAGGTCAGGCAACAGTGGGGGCTTTGCAAGGCGTGCTAACGGGATTACACGGTTTGCGTGAAAAAGACATGCGTTTTACCGAAGATCCAATAGAGCATCCGGGCATTGTTAACCTTGAAATTGCATTACCTGAACTTTCTCCATTGCAAACAGAAGACTACAAAAGGCGTGCAATGGCGCTGCTAGAAGAAACTCGGCCAGTAGGTATTCGCATTCGCCACAATATTGAAGCATTTCAGCCACCGGGACCCGCTCAACCAAGCACAGGTCAAGACAGCCCGATTGATGGCGCCCCTATTGTTTCAGCGGATGGTGTAGGAGAAAAGCTCCATATGCCTGTTGATTTCAACGTAACACTGCAGCCCACCACGTTGACACTCACCCCAGAAGAGCAAGAAAAGTTGATAGGCATGGGCATAAGCACAGTAAATGACTTCATTGCTGAGGCTGGCTTAGGCGAGACGTTGGTTTACAACCAACTTATTGCCGCATTAATGAATATAGACGGTGTGCTGGACGTTACGTTAGAAATGTTCCCCACCTGTAAGCCTGAAGCAAGTCGAACACGCAATGTTATGCCTAATCAGTTAGGTGCTAGGCCGATTGCTGGTGTGGTCGACGTGCAAATTGGTAACTCACTTGTGGCACTGGATATTACCGTGGCGGTTACCTTTAATGGGGCCGGTGAAATCGGCAATGTGGAAAGTAACGCCAATGCGGCAGCTAATGATATTCGCAGCGATTTACAACAAGCACTTAATAGTTTTACGGCGAGCCAAATCGACCCGGCAATATTGCTAGGGTTGATCCCAGGGTCTGATAGCTATGCACCTGATGAAGTACATTATCGTGTAGAATTTATGGGTGATGGTATAAGAATAAATCAGTCTGATATCGTTATTCCGTCTACCGGTTTGGAAAGATTCTGGATCCGCTCAGCCACTGTACTTGACCAA